In one window of Candidatus Scalindua sp. DNA:
- the pelF gene encoding GT4 family glycosyltransferase PelF, with product MANRIYDVCLILEGSYPFVEGGVSRWMHFLIKSLPEISFTAVCISTTSKEKQRYKYEIPHNLSDIKVVYLSDYSPVGRKKSRKVIRTKQTDSLRAFHHRLFQKDLSSLDEVMSLFNPSHKERLTLHDMIFSKESWELLLDFYKPDESDFSFIDYFWTFRVSHLSLFNILNAEVPRAKVYHTISTGYAGFMGAFASRTYKRPLILTEHGIYTKERKIDIAQAEWIYASAGKKMKVEKDLGTLQNIWVRIFESMGKFTYNTAERIYTLYEGNRRQQVLDGADPDKTFVIPNGIDIARYKKLYVDRNARNSLDSGKSLFSIGFVGRVVPIKDVKTFIRACKVVSLRVPNINIYIIGPTDENAKYYQECLELCSFMGIKELIKFVGQDDTMKYYSFLDLVVLTSVSEAQPLVVLEANCAGVPVVASDVGACRELLEGNTEEDKALGVSGIVTRVVDPADTADGIITILTNDVMRKKMSIAGHKRVETFYRESDLNEKYLSVYKEFMKREDIGEL from the coding sequence ATGGCTAACAGAATATATGATGTCTGTCTTATCTTGGAGGGATCATATCCCTTTGTAGAAGGAGGAGTTTCCCGGTGGATGCATTTTTTGATAAAATCTCTTCCGGAGATCAGTTTTACCGCGGTATGCATTTCCACTACTTCGAAAGAAAAACAGCGTTACAAATACGAAATACCTCATAATCTCAGTGATATTAAGGTTGTTTATCTCTCTGACTACAGTCCTGTCGGGAGAAAAAAATCAAGAAAGGTAATACGAACAAAACAGACAGATAGTTTACGAGCATTTCATCATAGACTTTTTCAAAAAGATTTATCATCGCTGGATGAAGTGATGTCTCTATTTAACCCTTCCCATAAAGAGAGGCTGACACTCCATGATATGATTTTTAGCAAAGAGTCATGGGAACTTCTCTTAGACTTTTACAAGCCGGATGAAAGTGATTTCTCTTTTATTGATTACTTCTGGACTTTCCGGGTTTCACATCTTTCTCTTTTTAACATTTTGAATGCTGAGGTACCAAGGGCAAAGGTGTATCATACGATATCCACAGGTTATGCAGGATTTATGGGTGCCTTTGCCAGCCGTACATATAAAAGACCGCTTATTCTCACCGAACATGGTATATACACGAAGGAGAGGAAGATAGACATCGCACAGGCGGAATGGATCTATGCTTCTGCAGGGAAGAAAATGAAGGTTGAAAAGGATCTTGGCACCTTGCAGAACATTTGGGTACGTATATTCGAGTCAATGGGAAAATTTACTTATAACACGGCAGAAAGAATATACACCCTTTATGAAGGAAATCGGCGACAACAGGTATTGGATGGAGCAGATCCCGACAAGACCTTTGTTATTCCTAACGGGATAGATATCGCTCGATATAAGAAGTTGTACGTTGATCGAAATGCAAGGAATTCTCTCGATAGTGGAAAGTCTCTTTTCTCAATAGGCTTTGTGGGAAGGGTGGTACCTATTAAAGATGTGAAGACTTTTATCAGGGCATGCAAGGTTGTTTCTCTCCGTGTGCCTAACATAAATATATACATCATAGGGCCGACTGATGAGAATGCAAAGTATTATCAAGAATGCCTTGAACTGTGCAGTTTCATGGGGATCAAAGAGCTCATAAAGTTTGTGGGACAGGATGACACCATGAAATACTATTCCTTTCTGGACCTGGTTGTTCTTACAAGTGTTAGTGAGGCACAACCTCTTGTTGTGCTGGAAGCTAATTGTGCCGGTGTTCCGGTGGTGGCATCTGATGTGGGTGCCTGCCGGGAATTGTTGGAAGGAAATACAGAAGAAGATAAAGCTTTGGGGGTTTCAGGCATAGTAACAAGGGTAGTAGATCCAGCTGATACGGCTGATGGGATTATTACTATTCTCACGAATGATGTCATGAGGAAGAAGATGTCAATTGCAGGCCATAAAAGAGTTGAAACTTTTTATCGTGAAAGTGATCTCAACGAAAAGTATTTATCAGTATATAAAGAATTCATGAAAAGAGAAGATATCGGAGAGTTATAA
- the pelG gene encoding exopolysaccharide Pel transporter PelG, whose protein sequence is MAGIGFELKKILKRDTFLSEFKAYFYAALVSSGPWLMSVVCLGILGITKGTGLSYSEHEIFRSTIVYTYAFSLMYVGSIQLVVTRYLADQLYLENEKITLPTFFTCMVLVLGGGSVFSVLCYFPFKISLLHKFDGIILFLLVSMIWVCMIFLSVIKDFVSIVYAFAGGTLTSIFAAPYIGKLFGTEGYLMGYTLGQAVIFFWLLSKILIEFPVSGLWNKELFQYFRKYWDLIVIGFVYNLAIWSDKMVFWFAPDSRLIVPWFRTHDFYEGAVFFSYLTIVPALALFMVNIETNFYEHYRHYYGKIMGKQSLSSIRKEKNIMVSKLKDSLRMVFIFQGAITSVCLIFAPILVRMAHLIPVQIPIFRISLIGSFLQILLAMNIIILFYFDLRRHVMAVALLFLFSNVLFSMITTKLGVSFYGYGYAYACFVSLMLAFHLLDKSVNDLEYITFAKQPVH, encoded by the coding sequence ATGGCAGGAATAGGATTTGAACTGAAAAAGATATTAAAACGAGACACTTTTTTAAGCGAATTCAAGGCTTATTTTTATGCAGCCCTTGTCTCTTCTGGCCCGTGGCTTATGTCTGTAGTGTGCCTGGGAATCCTTGGAATAACGAAGGGTACAGGATTAAGTTATTCAGAGCATGAAATATTCCGGTCGACAATCGTCTATACCTATGCTTTTTCGCTTATGTATGTAGGTTCCATACAGCTTGTTGTAACAAGGTATCTGGCAGACCAGCTTTACCTGGAGAATGAAAAGATTACTCTGCCAACTTTTTTTACCTGTATGGTGCTTGTCCTTGGAGGAGGTTCGGTTTTTTCCGTGCTCTGTTATTTCCCTTTTAAAATATCGCTCCTTCACAAGTTTGACGGTATCATACTCTTTCTGCTTGTCAGTATGATCTGGGTGTGTATGATCTTTCTGTCGGTAATTAAAGACTTTGTCAGTATAGTATATGCCTTTGCCGGAGGAACGTTAACGAGCATATTTGCCGCTCCATATATAGGGAAACTCTTCGGAACTGAAGGATATCTGATGGGGTATACATTGGGACAGGCGGTTATCTTCTTCTGGCTACTTTCAAAAATCCTGATTGAATTTCCTGTGTCTGGGTTATGGAACAAAGAGCTTTTTCAGTATTTCAGGAAATATTGGGATCTTATCGTAATCGGGTTTGTCTATAATCTCGCGATATGGTCTGACAAGATGGTCTTTTGGTTTGCACCAGATTCACGATTGATAGTTCCCTGGTTCAGGACTCACGATTTTTATGAGGGCGCAGTGTTTTTTTCTTATTTAACGATTGTACCAGCCCTTGCTCTTTTTATGGTGAATATCGAAACAAATTTTTATGAACATTATCGGCATTATTATGGAAAGATTATGGGAAAGCAGAGTCTTTCAAGCATTAGAAAAGAGAAAAACATCATGGTGTCAAAGCTTAAAGACAGCCTGCGGATGGTCTTTATTTTTCAGGGAGCTATCACCAGTGTGTGCCTTATATTTGCTCCAATTCTCGTCAGGATGGCACATCTTATTCCCGTTCAAATTCCCATATTCAGAATCTCACTGATCGGCTCATTTCTTCAGATACTGCTGGCGATGAATATTATCATTCTCTTTTATTTTGATTTAAGAAGACACGTCATGGCAGTAGCATTACTCTTTTTATTTTCCAACGTCCTGTTCAGTATGATAACAACAAAACTGGGGGTTTCATTTTATGGTTATGGATATGCGTATGCGTGCTTTGTGTCACTCATGTTAGCATTCCATTTACTCGATAAAAGTGTAAATGACCTTGAGTATATTACTTTTGCGAAGCAGCCGGTACATTAA
- a CDS encoding CsgG/HfaB family protein, which translates to MKTLKVFILLLIATTPLSCQTNQQGFIKAEEIHSRARYVALLCFANHTNNPQAGKIVTDLMASELYTVPNFQMMEQSAIHEKLTKSKYYDEDYLESVLDNISAGEIGKLLGVDTVIFGSVSEYRYKMDLSEVPVVGINIRLLDVESGEILWTASKSQTGKSSWFMKDSLNSLAQKICRKLVRNILQPR; encoded by the coding sequence ATGAAAACATTAAAAGTTTTTATCCTCCTTTTGATAGCCACAACACCTCTTTCCTGCCAGACAAACCAACAGGGCTTTATAAAAGCTGAAGAGATACATTCCAGGGCAAGATACGTCGCTTTGCTTTGTTTTGCAAACCACACAAACAATCCCCAGGCAGGAAAAATCGTTACCGACCTCATGGCTTCAGAACTCTATACCGTTCCGAATTTCCAGATGATGGAACAATCCGCGATACACGAGAAACTTACAAAGAGTAAATATTATGATGAGGACTATCTTGAATCTGTTTTAGACAATATTTCTGCAGGAGAAATCGGGAAACTTCTGGGAGTGGATACGGTAATTTTTGGATCTGTTTCAGAGTACCGATACAAAATGGACTTGAGTGAAGTTCCTGTTGTGGGGATAAATATCCGCCTTCTCGATGTGGAGAGCGGGGAGATTTTGTGGACTGCAAGCAAATCACAAACGGGAAAGAGCTCCTGGTTCATGAAAGACTCATTAAACAGCCTTGCACAAAAAATCTGCCGAAAACTCGTTAGAAATATATTACAGCCCAGGTAA
- a CDS encoding tetratricopeptide repeat protein — MDINLPGIDFFGDASAVSLNETGKLLALSGEMVQAEGSFSKAIEIDPTYPQSYKNLGTIQAAQSKTREAIKNFKKLAELEPEKAEHFTNLGILYFLDGSFTDSEASFEKALELDKNCPDALFNLGKLLFNLDRSDEAAARIETFLEISPSNTEAMTILGMCYQNNNNEEMARSIWEKALEIDPDLKEVRVRLDEISELSDLGKKLMEISAVR; from the coding sequence ATGGATATTAATTTGCCGGGAATAGATTTTTTTGGAGACGCGTCTGCTGTCTCCTTGAACGAGACGGGTAAGCTTCTGGCATTATCTGGAGAAATGGTTCAGGCAGAAGGCTCTTTTTCTAAGGCCATCGAGATTGATCCCACGTATCCTCAGAGTTACAAAAACCTCGGAACCATTCAAGCTGCCCAATCAAAGACTCGTGAGGCTATTAAAAATTTTAAGAAGTTGGCAGAATTAGAGCCTGAAAAAGCAGAACATTTTACGAACCTGGGGATTTTATACTTTTTGGACGGCTCATTTACTGATTCGGAAGCAAGTTTTGAAAAAGCACTTGAGCTGGACAAGAATTGTCCTGATGCGCTGTTTAATTTAGGGAAGCTGCTCTTTAATTTAGACAGATCTGATGAGGCTGCAGCGAGAATTGAAACTTTTCTTGAAATTTCTCCATCAAATACTGAAGCAATGACAATTCTGGGAATGTGTTATCAAAATAACAATAATGAAGAGATGGCAAGATCAATATGGGAAAAAGCACTGGAAATAGACCCAGATCTTAAAGAGGTGAGGGTAAGGTTGGATGAGATCTCAGAGTTGTCTGATTTAGGGAAAAAATTGATGGAGATCTCAGCTGTGCGCTAA